In Halobacteriovorax sp. HLS, one DNA window encodes the following:
- a CDS encoding protein kinase produces the protein MKNKTSFNFEKGRIVSSKYEIINKLGQGWEGEVYLVKEIDTHIERAAKFFYPERNPKNKTVKAYAKKLHKLRACNSLIKYIAKDTLEINDEVITYLLSDFVEGYTFDTYINSWHPEGMPFYQALHLFYSVVKALEEIHINKEWHGDVHSDNIIIQKSSLSYDLKLVDVFHLAHGEKGSIQQDVYDLCYLLYDSIGGKLNYKSQPKIVKDICCGLKKTLIKKKFRNATQIRVFLENSTWE, from the coding sequence ATGAAAAATAAGACTTCTTTCAATTTTGAGAAAGGAAGAATCGTTTCTTCTAAATATGAAATAATCAACAAGCTAGGACAAGGCTGGGAAGGCGAAGTCTATCTTGTTAAAGAAATTGATACTCATATTGAAAGGGCCGCTAAGTTTTTTTATCCAGAAAGAAATCCTAAGAACAAGACAGTTAAGGCCTATGCTAAGAAACTTCATAAGCTGAGGGCCTGTAACTCACTTATTAAGTATATTGCTAAAGATACTCTAGAAATCAATGATGAAGTGATCACTTATCTACTTTCTGACTTTGTAGAGGGATACACATTTGATACCTATATCAATAGTTGGCACCCAGAAGGAATGCCATTCTATCAGGCACTACACTTATTCTACAGTGTAGTGAAGGCACTTGAAGAAATTCATATAAATAAAGAGTGGCACGGTGATGTTCATTCGGACAATATTATCATTCAAAAAAGTAGTCTCTCCTATGATTTAAAACTCGTAGATGTCTTTCATTTGGCCCACGGTGAAAAAGGAAGTATACAGCAAGATGTCTACGATCTATGTTACCTACTCTACGACTCTATTGGTGGAAAATTAAACTATAAGTCGCAGCCTAAAATTGTTAAAGATATATGTTGTGGTCTAAAGAAAACTCTCATTAAGAAGAAATTTAGAAATGCCACTCAGATACGTGTCTTTCTAGAGAACTCTACCTGGGAATAG
- a CDS encoding glutathione peroxidase, producing the protein MTFKNSEGNQIPNVTFKIVNDKGLNAVTTDELFKNKKVIVFSLPGAYTPTCSSTHLPRYNQLAKVFEKEGVDDIICMSVNDGFVMKAWGEAQEAANITLIADGNGEFTEGMGLLVDKSDIGFGKRSWRYSMLVNNGVVEKMFIEPDKPGDPFEVSDADTMLEYINSDAKKPEAISIITKPGCPYCKKAKELLTSKSLEFEELILGKDATSVSLLAMTGSEKVPQVFIAGKLIGGSDKLEEYFS; encoded by the coding sequence ATGACTTTTAAAAATAGCGAAGGAAATCAAATTCCAAATGTAACGTTTAAGATTGTTAATGACAAAGGACTTAACGCAGTAACTACGGACGAGCTTTTCAAAAATAAGAAAGTAATCGTTTTTAGCTTACCAGGTGCTTATACGCCTACTTGTTCTTCTACGCATTTACCAAGATATAATCAACTTGCAAAAGTTTTTGAAAAAGAAGGCGTCGATGACATTATCTGTATGTCAGTGAATGACGGATTTGTAATGAAAGCATGGGGCGAGGCCCAAGAAGCTGCAAATATCACTTTAATTGCAGATGGAAACGGTGAATTTACTGAAGGTATGGGACTTTTAGTTGATAAGAGTGACATTGGATTTGGTAAGAGATCGTGGAGATACTCGATGCTTGTAAATAATGGTGTCGTAGAGAAGATGTTTATTGAACCAGACAAGCCAGGCGATCCATTTGAAGTAAGTGATGCTGATACTATGCTTGAATACATCAATAGTGATGCAAAGAAACCAGAAGCAATTTCGATAATCACTAAACCTGGTTGTCCATACTGTAAAAAAGCAAAGGAATTATTAACTTCGAAATCATTAGAGTTTGAAGAACTAATTCTAGGTAAAGATGCTACTAGTGTTTCTTTATTAGCTATGACTGGATCTGAGAAAGTTCCACAGGTATTCATAGCTGGAAAACTTATTGGTGGTAGTGACAAGCTCGAAGAATATTTTTCCTAG
- a CDS encoding FAD-binding oxidoreductase, with translation MNFLKSKLYSYILIFFLIFQVSASTLNPFDTDGCSMVPDGTPRNPQMWKQCCLWHDIAYWKGGTRKDRRTADKNFNLCLKEFGPNFIGFIYYYGVRVGGHPSARLPFSWGYGWESYRGYRELNQQELEQVQKLTPLIDQ, from the coding sequence GTGAACTTTTTAAAATCAAAATTATATTCTTATATACTCATATTTTTTCTAATATTCCAAGTATCTGCTAGTACTTTAAATCCATTTGATACTGATGGTTGCTCAATGGTTCCAGATGGGACTCCAAGAAATCCACAAATGTGGAAACAGTGTTGTCTCTGGCACGATATCGCCTACTGGAAAGGTGGAACGAGAAAGGATCGCAGAACTGCTGATAAAAACTTCAATCTATGTTTAAAAGAGTTTGGACCTAATTTTATAGGATTCATTTACTACTACGGAGTCAGAGTTGGCGGACATCCATCTGCTCGTCTTCCTTTTAGCTGGGGATATGGGTGGGAGTCCTATAGAGGTTACCGAGAACTTAATCAACAAGAACTAGAACAGGTTCAAAAGCTCACCCCTCTCATAGATCAATAA
- a CDS encoding succinylglutamate desuccinylase/aspartoacylase family protein, whose amino-acid sequence MNKIITIKLKDKFKLTDFKRGEKHRVYVNMSENALSLPWQVPVIVIRGAKKGKILGLTAALHGDELNGISTIFKLIEEIDPTKLTGTLVLLPICNVPGYLSKTRHFSDNVDLNRIMPGSPTGSSSNQYAHMLTTKILSKFHCMLDLHTASYGRVNSLYIRADLDNEECRTLAYLQNPQIIVKKYDENGTLRSWANENGIPAITIEIGNPNAFQHSLIDETLEGILNTMRHFEMIDGEVKDMVANATVVDRSYWIYSSKGGIVDVMPNLTDHVKEGEVIAHIYDVFGSIKEKVRSDRSGIVIGRNVSPHCHAGSRLVHLGFDEIEPMPEEIPGNDEFDDL is encoded by the coding sequence ATGAATAAGATCATTACAATCAAGCTAAAAGACAAATTTAAACTTACTGATTTTAAAAGAGGTGAGAAGCATAGAGTTTATGTGAATATGTCTGAGAATGCTCTCTCTCTTCCTTGGCAGGTTCCTGTCATTGTTATCAGAGGTGCTAAGAAGGGTAAAATTCTTGGTTTGACGGCAGCACTTCATGGAGATGAATTAAATGGAATCTCTACTATATTCAAGCTCATTGAAGAAATTGATCCAACTAAGTTAACTGGAACACTTGTTCTGTTACCTATTTGTAATGTTCCTGGATACCTTTCTAAGACGAGACATTTTTCCGATAATGTAGACCTTAACAGAATTATGCCTGGTTCTCCAACTGGAAGTTCGAGTAATCAATATGCTCATATGTTAACGACTAAGATTCTTTCTAAGTTTCACTGTATGTTAGATCTACATACAGCTTCATATGGTAGAGTAAATAGTCTCTACATTAGAGCAGATCTTGATAATGAAGAGTGTAGAACACTTGCCTATCTTCAAAATCCACAAATTATAGTTAAAAAATATGATGAAAATGGAACATTGAGATCGTGGGCCAATGAAAATGGAATCCCTGCTATCACTATTGAAATTGGAAACCCTAATGCTTTTCAACACTCTCTCATAGATGAAACTCTCGAAGGTATTTTAAATACGATGAGACATTTTGAGATGATTGATGGGGAAGTTAAAGATATGGTTGCCAATGCAACAGTAGTAGATCGTTCCTATTGGATTTATTCTAGTAAGGGAGGAATTGTTGATGTGATGCCTAACCTTACTGATCATGTTAAAGAAGGTGAAGTTATTGCTCATATTTACGATGTCTTTGGCTCTATAAAGGAAAAGGTTCGCTCTGATAGGTCGGGGATTGTCATTGGAAGAAATGTTTCTCCACACTGTCATGCCGGAAGTCGTTTAGTGCATCTTGGTTTTGATGAGATTGAACCAATGCCGGAAGAGATTCCTGGCAATGATGAATTTGATGATCTTTAG
- a CDS encoding fatty acid CoA ligase family protein: MNIADILIEQANRNPNKIAIKAPIKQLKDNSYIYESLTFSELIAKAQSIANGLLEMGLKKGDKTLVFVRPGLDFPAITFALFATGIVPVFIDPGMGRKNLLKCIEQVKPVGLIAVPEVHILRLVFRKKFKSVKHFVTTGKLRWSSMKTLRALTTYPAKNFETPKNDDDLAAILFTSGGTGSPKGVEYTHKIFTTQTKMLQKMFSLTESDIDIPGFPLFALFTMAMGMTSCIPDMNPSKPASADPKKLIHNINDNRATFVAGSPAIWERVGKYCEQNKLTLPSVKYLVMFGAPVSLKIHEQFSKILTNGTTYTPYGATESLPVACISGKEILEKYAQRNKEGKGTCLGPAVAGCEIKIIKITDAPIESVDQMHELPINEIGEIIVKGDTVTKSYFDLADKTKEAKIYDTDSLWHRIGDIGYLDEDNNLWFCGRKTHRVETQKELISSIQAEAIFNNHEKVKRSALVGIGPFGAQKPGIVIELNDSKVDKNQLKQELKSLGKKYSHTQDIEDFWFHPSFPVDVRHNIKIDRVKLSQMVSQGELK; encoded by the coding sequence ATGAATATTGCAGATATTTTAATTGAACAAGCAAATAGAAATCCGAATAAGATTGCTATTAAAGCACCAATTAAACAACTAAAAGACAATTCATATATCTATGAGTCTCTAACTTTTAGTGAACTCATTGCAAAGGCACAGTCAATTGCTAATGGCCTATTAGAGATGGGGTTAAAAAAAGGTGACAAGACACTCGTTTTTGTCAGACCAGGACTTGATTTCCCTGCTATTACATTTGCTCTATTCGCAACTGGTATTGTACCTGTGTTTATAGATCCGGGGATGGGACGAAAGAACCTTTTAAAATGTATTGAACAAGTTAAACCCGTTGGCCTGATCGCTGTTCCAGAAGTACACATATTACGATTGGTATTTAGAAAGAAGTTTAAATCTGTTAAACACTTTGTGACCACAGGAAAATTAAGATGGTCTTCAATGAAAACACTTAGGGCCCTTACAACATATCCAGCAAAGAATTTTGAAACTCCAAAGAATGATGATGATCTAGCTGCAATTCTTTTTACTTCTGGTGGTACAGGCTCTCCAAAAGGTGTCGAATACACGCATAAGATTTTCACAACACAAACAAAAATGCTGCAGAAAATGTTCTCTCTCACAGAATCAGATATTGATATACCTGGTTTTCCACTATTTGCACTCTTTACTATGGCAATGGGGATGACAAGCTGTATTCCAGACATGAATCCCTCTAAACCTGCCAGTGCTGACCCAAAGAAATTAATTCATAATATTAATGATAATAGAGCAACTTTTGTCGCCGGATCACCTGCTATCTGGGAAAGGGTTGGAAAGTACTGTGAACAGAATAAGTTAACATTACCAAGTGTTAAGTACTTAGTAATGTTTGGTGCTCCTGTAAGTTTAAAAATCCACGAACAATTTTCTAAAATACTTACTAATGGTACAACTTATACGCCCTATGGAGCAACGGAGTCGCTTCCAGTTGCTTGCATCTCAGGTAAAGAAATTTTAGAAAAGTATGCCCAGAGAAATAAAGAAGGAAAGGGAACTTGTCTAGGTCCAGCTGTCGCCGGATGTGAAATAAAAATCATTAAAATTACCGACGCTCCTATTGAGTCTGTCGATCAAATGCATGAGCTACCTATAAATGAGATCGGAGAAATTATAGTCAAAGGAGATACAGTTACTAAGAGCTACTTCGACTTGGCCGACAAAACAAAAGAAGCAAAGATTTATGACACAGATTCTCTTTGGCATAGAATTGGAGACATAGGTTATCTGGATGAAGATAATAACCTATGGTTCTGTGGAAGAAAAACTCATAGAGTAGAAACTCAAAAAGAGCTCATCTCTTCAATTCAAGCAGAGGCCATTTTTAACAATCACGAAAAAGTAAAAAGAAGTGCGCTCGTTGGAATTGGCCCTTTTGGAGCTCAAAAGCCAGGCATCGTAATTGAACTTAACGATAGTAAAGTAGATAAGAATCAGCTTAAACAAGAGCTGAAGTCACTTGGTAAGAAGTATAGTCATACACAAGATATTGAAGATTTTTGGTTTCACCCTTCTTTTCCTGTCGATGTGAGACATAATATAAAGATTGATCGAGTTAAGTTATCTCAGATGGTCTCACAAGGTGAATTAAAATGA
- a CDS encoding murein L,D-transpeptidase catalytic domain-containing protein: protein MLRILLLTLLLSSCVDEHFPRHSKLGEISREDIYEYQQAQLDLGSIQRETEFNHIPSSTEVNNYLNTQLSAKVSDCNREAPISMPAPKKSPDKLSLENRLRKNLLHLGGDSKSLTQALCFFNKHKDSTFQKKINGTYSGSTSINNKDYMVIQDFNLPSSKKRLFLLNMKTGEVETYFSAHGMGTKNGMNNSALNAQYFSNKSGTNLTPRGFMVSAERRDGLSSGWKWHMKFDGLEKDKNDNSRDRLVVFHQGVSKDGQRKIVWEGKANSNEQDPHLFQRSKSGSRKYENWAQGMTWGCTAVASEHAEEVYEKTKGGALFYNYTDHEKNASYDYCGEKPLTKKSL from the coding sequence ATGTTAAGAATTTTACTACTAACCCTTCTATTAAGTTCCTGTGTCGATGAACACTTCCCAAGGCATTCAAAACTTGGAGAAATTTCTCGTGAAGATATTTATGAATATCAACAGGCCCAGCTTGATTTAGGAAGTATTCAAAGAGAAACTGAGTTTAACCATATTCCAAGCTCAACTGAAGTTAATAACTACTTAAACACCCAATTATCAGCAAAAGTAAGTGATTGTAATAGAGAGGCCCCTATTTCAATGCCTGCTCCCAAGAAGTCCCCTGATAAACTATCCCTTGAAAATAGACTAAGAAAGAATCTTCTCCACCTTGGCGGTGATAGTAAATCGTTAACACAGGCCCTATGTTTTTTCAATAAGCACAAAGACTCTACTTTTCAAAAGAAAATAAATGGAACATATTCCGGTAGCACAAGTATAAATAATAAAGACTATATGGTTATTCAGGACTTCAACCTTCCGTCTTCTAAAAAAAGATTATTCCTTCTCAATATGAAAACAGGTGAAGTAGAAACCTACTTTTCTGCTCATGGCATGGGAACAAAGAACGGAATGAATAATAGCGCACTCAATGCACAATACTTTAGCAATAAGAGTGGAACCAACTTAACTCCTAGAGGATTTATGGTTTCAGCAGAAAGACGAGATGGTCTTAGTAGTGGTTGGAAATGGCATATGAAATTTGATGGCCTAGAAAAGGACAAGAATGACAATAGCCGTGATAGGCTCGTAGTTTTTCATCAAGGTGTTTCTAAAGACGGACAGAGAAAGATTGTTTGGGAAGGCAAGGCCAATTCCAATGAACAAGACCCACATCTATTCCAGCGTTCAAAATCTGGAAGTAGAAAGTATGAAAACTGGGCCCAAGGAATGACTTGGGGTTGTACCGCAGTAGCTTCAGAACATGCTGAAGAAGTATATGAAAAAACTAAGGGTGGAGCGCTCTTTTACAATTACACTGATCATGAAAAAAATGCTTCATACGACTACTGTGGAGAGAAGCCTCTTACCAAGAAGTCCTTATAA
- a CDS encoding DUF21 domain-containing protein, which translates to MSENLTWIAIFCCVVLSGIFSGLNIGLFGLARLRLESEADAGNIMAQNVLKMRQDSNFLLTTLLWGNVSVNTLLALLTESVFSGLGAFIFTTFIITFFGEIIPQAWFSRNALQIGSALRPLIKLFQFFLYPLAKPTALLLDRWLGKEGLHFFSEETLKILLEKHIESADSDIEKFEGVGALNFLSMDDLSITEEGEDIHPDSIIKIDTNLDLPSIPDQSEEGFDTFFSKIVHCPVKWAIFVDKDNFPVLVLNTDAYIKSYYSKNLHDKFQYCHRPIVFKSNEAKVADIAYQFKVDSEHDEDDVIDYDVVILWSEYHRKVITGSDILGRLFRGIVHNSPSYKI; encoded by the coding sequence ATGTCTGAAAACTTAACTTGGATTGCAATTTTCTGTTGTGTCGTTCTGTCTGGTATTTTCTCTGGACTGAATATCGGTTTATTCGGACTGGCCCGTCTGAGGCTAGAAAGTGAAGCTGATGCGGGCAATATTATGGCCCAGAATGTACTAAAAATGAGGCAAGACTCTAACTTTCTTTTGACCACTCTTCTATGGGGAAATGTTTCCGTTAATACTCTTCTGGCCTTGTTAACTGAATCTGTATTTTCTGGTCTTGGTGCCTTTATCTTTACAACTTTTATAATCACATTCTTTGGTGAAATTATTCCTCAGGCCTGGTTTTCTAGAAATGCTCTTCAGATTGGTAGTGCTCTTCGTCCATTGATTAAGCTTTTCCAATTCTTTCTTTACCCATTGGCCAAGCCAACGGCCTTACTTCTTGATAGGTGGCTTGGAAAAGAAGGACTTCATTTCTTTTCCGAAGAAACGCTGAAAATTTTACTGGAAAAACATATTGAGTCTGCAGACTCTGATATTGAAAAGTTTGAAGGTGTAGGTGCTTTGAACTTTCTTAGTATGGATGATTTAAGTATTACTGAAGAGGGTGAAGATATTCATCCAGATAGTATTATTAAAATTGACACTAATTTAGACTTGCCAAGTATTCCCGATCAATCAGAAGAAGGCTTTGATACATTCTTTAGTAAAATTGTACACTGTCCAGTGAAGTGGGCCATCTTTGTTGATAAAGATAATTTTCCAGTATTAGTTTTAAATACTGATGCTTATATTAAATCTTACTACTCTAAAAACTTACACGATAAGTTTCAATATTGTCACAGGCCAATTGTATTTAAATCTAACGAAGCAAAGGTTGCTGATATCGCTTATCAGTTTAAAGTTGACTCAGAACATGACGAGGATGATGTTATCGATTACGATGTTGTTATTCTTTGGAGCGAGTATCATAGAAAAGTCATAACTGGCTCTGATATTCTAGGTCGTCTCTTTAGAGGTATAGTACATAATTCTCCAAGCTATAAAATTTAA
- a CDS encoding 3-oxoacyl-ACP synthase III: MKYKNVRLHSYDYILPETFLSSEQIEVELNELYERIKLPHGRLELMTGIKTRGLWPNGTRPSDLSSAVAKKVIAKSEITKEDIGLLIHASVCRDFLEPSTASVVHANLELSEDAMIYDLSNACLGVVNAMVTAANMIELGQIKAALIVSGENGGPLLTQTLEHLKSDETITRKSIKKYIANLTIGSASVAYLLTHKDLSPNGHKLLGGAVCTDSSANTLCQGDGDTTSLMMETDSEELLKHGLILAKKNWNKTKDSLGWTNADVDWVIGHQVGTAHEKLTMEAMELSDHRTYTTYETLGNTGSAALPVTLAKLSETDQIETGQKVALLGIGSGLTSIMLGVEW, encoded by the coding sequence ATGAAATACAAAAATGTTCGATTACATAGTTATGATTATATTTTACCTGAAACTTTTCTCTCCTCAGAACAAATCGAAGTAGAGTTAAATGAATTATATGAGAGGATCAAGCTTCCACACGGAAGACTTGAGCTTATGACAGGAATTAAAACACGAGGTCTGTGGCCAAACGGAACAAGACCTAGTGATCTTTCAAGCGCTGTCGCAAAGAAAGTCATTGCAAAGAGTGAAATTACAAAAGAAGATATTGGCCTACTCATCCACGCAAGTGTTTGTCGCGATTTTCTAGAACCATCCACAGCTAGCGTTGTTCATGCCAACTTGGAATTAAGTGAAGATGCCATGATTTATGACCTTTCTAATGCATGTCTAGGTGTTGTAAACGCAATGGTTACTGCCGCCAATATGATTGAACTAGGCCAGATAAAAGCTGCACTAATCGTTAGTGGTGAAAATGGTGGTCCCCTTTTAACTCAAACACTTGAACATCTAAAAAGTGATGAAACGATTACTAGAAAATCAATCAAGAAATATATAGCTAATCTAACAATAGGCTCTGCCTCTGTTGCATATCTTCTCACACACAAAGATTTAAGTCCCAATGGTCATAAATTACTCGGTGGAGCTGTATGTACAGACTCAAGTGCAAATACACTTTGCCAAGGTGATGGAGATACAACTTCACTTATGATGGAGACAGATTCAGAAGAGTTGTTAAAGCATGGACTCATTCTGGCCAAGAAGAACTGGAATAAGACTAAGGATTCGCTTGGATGGACAAATGCCGATGTAGATTGGGTTATCGGACACCAAGTTGGGACTGCACATGAAAAGCTAACAATGGAAGCTATGGAGCTTTCTGATCATAGAACATACACAACATATGAAACTTTAGGTAACACAGGCTCAGCAGCACTTCCAGTGACTCTTGCCAAGCTTAGTGAGACCGATCAAATAGAAACAGGACAAAAAGTTGCTCTACTTGGAATAGGTAGTGGACTAACTTCAATAATGCTAGGAGTTGAGTGGTGA
- a CDS encoding alpha/beta fold hydrolase has translation MSLKIPSSLKYEYPFSPKQIELGSGHKLNYVDEGQGPVVVMVHGNPTWSFYYRNVIKKLRTDFRVIVPDHIGCGLSDKPQDYDYTLDNHIKNLSELLDHLQIKDFSLIVHDWGGAIGMGLATRNPSRVNKAVILNTAAFTDTFIPKTINLCKNSLFGEWMVRKFNAFAWPATFMAVEKPLAKEIKEGYLLPYNNYANRIATARFVKDIPMKENHPTWQVLKDIEDNLDKVNCPKLLLWGEKDFCFNMHFYKRWKEIYPTAKSKTYPKAGHYILEDAKNDVNAEISSFLRG, from the coding sequence GTGAGTTTAAAAATACCGAGTAGTTTAAAGTATGAGTACCCTTTTTCTCCTAAGCAAATAGAGCTTGGTAGCGGCCACAAACTTAACTACGTTGATGAAGGACAAGGGCCTGTCGTTGTGATGGTTCATGGAAATCCAACATGGTCTTTCTATTATAGAAATGTCATTAAAAAGTTACGTACAGACTTTAGAGTTATCGTTCCAGATCATATTGGTTGTGGTCTGTCAGATAAACCCCAAGACTATGATTACACTCTAGATAATCATATTAAAAATTTGAGTGAACTACTAGATCACTTACAGATTAAAGACTTTAGTCTTATTGTTCACGACTGGGGAGGTGCAATTGGAATGGGTCTCGCAACAAGAAACCCAAGCAGAGTCAATAAGGCAGTTATCTTAAACACAGCGGCCTTTACAGACACATTTATTCCTAAGACCATTAATCTATGCAAGAACTCTCTATTTGGTGAGTGGATGGTTAGAAAATTCAATGCATTTGCTTGGCCTGCAACTTTTATGGCAGTTGAAAAGCCTCTGGCCAAAGAAATAAAAGAAGGCTACCTACTTCCATATAATAACTATGCCAACCGTATTGCAACGGCCAGGTTCGTAAAAGATATACCAATGAAAGAGAATCATCCAACATGGCAGGTTCTAAAAGATATTGAAGACAATTTAGATAAAGTGAATTGTCCAAAATTACTTCTATGGGGTGAAAAAGATTTTTGCTTCAATATGCATTTCTATAAGAGATGGAAAGAAATTTATCCAACAGCAAAGAGTAAGACCTATCCCAAAGCAGGTCATTACATTCTTGAAGATGCAAAGAATGATGTAAATGCAGAGATCTCTTCATTTCTTAGAGGATAG
- a CDS encoding NAD-dependent epimerase/dehydratase family protein, with protein MSILVTGAGGFLGKYIAKLLIEQGHHVVNFSRNSYPELEELGVENRTGDLQDLASIDNALEGITGIFHVAGKVAMWGKWEDFYNVNTVGTMNLIKCAKRRGISKFVYTSTPSVVFGKEEIHGENETLNYPKEYLSLYAKSKMMAEKYVLESNSENFYTCALRPHLIFGPGDQNIIPRLLDAAQKNKLKIVGDGENLVDIIYVENAAKAHVQAFDKLGSGSKVCGQAYFIAQEKPVKLWSFINTILEKKAIAPVKKKISLRKAYFIGSVIEFILRSFRIWNVHPPMSRFVALQLSKSHYFSHGKALEHFDYSPEVSIEQAIDRTIASL; from the coding sequence ATGAGCATTCTTGTTACAGGGGCCGGAGGATTCCTTGGAAAATATATAGCAAAACTGCTCATAGAGCAGGGACATCATGTTGTGAATTTTTCTAGAAACTCATATCCAGAACTTGAAGAACTTGGAGTTGAAAACCGTACAGGAGATCTGCAAGATCTAGCTTCAATTGACAATGCCTTAGAAGGGATTACTGGCATTTTTCATGTAGCAGGAAAGGTTGCCATGTGGGGAAAGTGGGAAGATTTCTACAATGTGAATACTGTCGGAACAATGAACTTAATCAAATGTGCTAAGAGAAGAGGTATTTCAAAATTTGTCTACACCTCTACTCCTAGTGTTGTTTTTGGAAAAGAAGAAATACACGGAGAAAATGAAACTCTTAACTATCCAAAAGAATACCTAAGTCTATATGCGAAATCCAAAATGATGGCCGAAAAATATGTACTTGAGAGCAATAGTGAGAATTTTTACACATGTGCGCTAAGGCCACATCTTATTTTTGGGCCAGGGGATCAAAATATTATTCCTCGCCTGCTAGATGCTGCTCAAAAGAACAAGCTCAAAATAGTTGGAGATGGAGAGAATCTAGTAGATATTATCTATGTAGAAAATGCGGCCAAAGCTCATGTCCAGGCATTCGACAAACTAGGAAGTGGATCGAAGGTATGTGGTCAGGCCTACTTTATAGCTCAGGAAAAACCAGTAAAGCTTTGGAGCTTTATTAATACTATTCTTGAAAAGAAAGCAATTGCTCCTGTAAAGAAGAAGATCTCTCTTAGAAAAGCATATTTTATCGGTTCCGTTATTGAATTTATCCTTAGAAGTTTTAGAATTTGGAATGTTCATCCGCCAATGAGTCGTTTCGTCGCCCTACAATTATCAAAGAGTCACTATTTTTCTCATGGTAAAGCGCTTGAGCACTTCGACTATAGTCCTGAAGTTTCTATTGAGCAGGCCATAGACAGAACGATAGCATCCCTCTAG
- a CDS encoding LysR family transcriptional regulator produces the protein MDRLNFNHLYYFYIVANEGSIKDAALKLHVSQPTISDQIKLLEEHFNCLLFERKNRSLFLTEQGKLALKYAQQIFDLGSELTNRLRNNVEGPKKALDIGITHMMGHYFLYDSILPLFKSKELSVNVKENERHLLLADLEEEKIDMVFTDSKEGLTNNMDAYRIGVNRTFAIAHKDFVNSKKTFPKCLNSIPFFNYTNDTFLKYEIDLFFSKSGISPRVIGEGDDIDLFQVITEQALAFTIVPEVAKNRICRNKDVVVLGELDEFQTYVWGIIKKSYKGPGYKLLSKGK, from the coding sequence ATGGATCGACTTAATTTCAATCACTTATACTATTTCTACATTGTTGCTAATGAAGGTTCGATTAAGGACGCTGCCTTAAAACTACACGTGAGTCAGCCCACAATCAGTGATCAAATTAAGCTGCTAGAAGAGCACTTTAATTGCCTTCTCTTTGAGAGAAAGAATAGATCTTTGTTTCTCACTGAACAAGGAAAATTAGCTCTGAAATACGCACAGCAAATTTTTGATCTCGGTAGTGAGCTAACAAATAGACTTAGAAATAATGTCGAAGGACCGAAGAAGGCCTTAGATATTGGAATTACCCATATGATGGGGCATTACTTTCTTTATGACTCGATTCTTCCTCTATTTAAGAGTAAGGAGTTGTCTGTCAACGTTAAGGAAAATGAAAGACATCTTCTATTGGCAGACTTAGAGGAAGAGAAAATTGACATGGTCTTTACTGATTCAAAAGAAGGTCTCACTAATAATATGGATGCTTATAGAATTGGAGTAAATCGAACTTTTGCAATTGCACATAAAGATTTCGTAAATAGCAAAAAAACATTTCCGAAATGTCTTAACTCAATTCCTTTTTTTAATTATACTAATGACACATTTTTAAAATACGAAATCGATTTATTTTTCTCAAAAAGTGGCATTTCTCCAAGAGTTATTGGTGAGGGAGATGATATTGACTTATTTCAGGTGATAACAGAACAGGCCTTGGCCTTCACTATTGTTCCAGAAGTTGCGAAGAATCGAATCTGTAGAAATAAAGATGTTGTTGTTTTAGGAGAACTTGATGAATTCCAAACCTATGTTTGGGGGATTATTAAAAAGAGTTATAAGGGTCCAGGTTATAAATTACTGAGTAAGGGAAAATAG